AATCTGCTAGGGTATGGAGGTCACAAACTATCACAACAGAGCCTCGATAGACTCATCTAGCTATAACTGGAACACCAACTGGCGTATACACCTCAAACGGTTCAATCAAGTCAGGCTCTATCCCAAGCTTGCCAGCAACAaagggagtaacatatgataaagtagaacctggatcaatcagtgtgTACAGATCATGAGAggaaaccgataatatacctgtgacaacatcaggagacgactcacgatcctgtctacctgCATAGACGCGGTGCTGAGGCCCACTTGAGCTAGGCGCTCCACTTCTccctctaccacgtcctgctggtgcctgagaaccttgccctgaagggcgtactgCAGAGGAAGAACCAGTTATAGgccctgtgggctgaaccatactcctactctctctcatcggacactgccgcatcctatgacctggctggccacaagcataacaaccatctgaGCCTAGCCGACACTGACCttcatgtaacttgccacactgggcacaccgcggcaaatggggtctcatctggcctgactccggTCTATGCTGAGAACCAGAAGCTCTAGAACTTTGACCCACTCCGAAACAAAAAGACTGATCAAATCTCGAATCTAAAAATCGCGGAGGTGTACTCCTTGCCGAATGGAATGGATACCGGGaatactgctgtctctgtcctcccctgaactcacccTCGGTATCTAAAGATCTaaccctcttaccatggccccgatcatgctcatgctctgtcCTCCGCTGAGCTTACGGTTCTCAAAAGTCTGTGCATATGCTtatatacgggagatatccattctcggctgtaatgcagcagtcgtacaatcatctatcaaatatggccctagaccagccacgaaACGATGAActttgtcctccatctcagccaccatggctggggcatatctagctagaGAATCGAAGTACACacaatactcctgaacactcatactgccctgctcaatacgtaaaaacctatctgctcgggcccgtcaGACTTCCGGTGATAAATAATGCCGAATAAAAGCATTTGAAAACTCTCCCCagacagctggaggggcattctctcccctagatagctcccatgtctgataccactgtaccaCAATATCACGAAGCCAATATgaagctaactccactgactcgacctcatccgcgtgcataaccctcaaggtcatCTGCATACAAttaatgaaatcctgggggtccatattttgcttcaagACAGAAAACACTAGAGGATCTAACCCtagaaaagtcttaaccctcgtaCTACCAGCCTGGTCTACCTGATCAACACCAGCTCCCTGCCGCTAAGCCTGAGCAGCTACTAGTCTGATCAACAACTATACAGCATCCCACACATCCTGGCCCGATGCATCTGGTTGAGGAACTGGGGGCaagtgctggaggcggggtatgtgaGTCTGAGATGGAATCTCACTCTGAGTCTCATTCGAACCCTAGTAGCCTgtcgagtacggctagtggcctcacctgccGCTCTCTTTCCCTTCTggacagctgtagctttcttgcgaggcatcgctgaaatcagaacaaatcattagaaagAAAACGCTTAACACatagatctatcgcacgatctaagagagaaaaaATGGCActttcctaaatgtcatgtagcctccagtttataagcgtggtgcacaacacacccataaataagactctactagacacggtctgtaaacaccctaggacagaactgctcagATATtgcttctgtcatgacccaaaccgatgagccgtgatgaGTGCCTGATCGCTAGTGACCGCACACCTCTATACTCAAATCTAGATAACAAGGGCCCATACCTAACTCAAATTGAACTTATACTGACCCATGAAAGCAGGACATCATGAACTCTATACAAtctgtatatataaatatatgctgAAAGAACGGTACGAGCCGACTAGGTCGCTACATacactgtacacaaaagaatagaagccgacaaggctacatcatctgtcaGATACATACAAcagtctacaaacctctactagaataaaagttgtagaaaggacgggacagggccccgtcatacccatatacatgtacatctcaaaagaatagcataccaaaatagactgcaactccagactaagtggagcgcactgaccaccgtTAGGTAGAAGTCCTACTAAGGTGGACTGCCTGTccgtctacctgaacctgcgggcataaacgcagccccccgagcaagaGGGGAgttagtacagataatgtactgagtatgtaaagcataagagtaaCATGAACGGAGTCCAAAACTCAAAAGGCAAACTGActatctgaatgcatctgtatgactgagaATCTGAAAGTATCAGCATAAATCTGTATAgttgacaatgcctctgtgggcgtataatatgcatgctctcaatgataatcatgctcatgtatatatataagtcatagtgctgaggaacgttcagcccgatctaTTATCTCATATCCCATCAGCCTCTCagcggccatcatcatcatcatatatatatattgctgcggaacatgcagcccaatccatatattatcatcatggtgcaccagctgattaggtggtaatgcgtatataacgcctatccctttccccatacctcATATACACATAACAtccgcgtatataacgccttctggtcacgagtcaatatacatatgaatatatgaatgcaatgcacgtgtaaactgaatacataaaactctcggagtgacacgaggtcgtactatctccgatgagcatcttttgagctaacatcatcaacataataaatctcaagacccatgaacagaaggaacaataaaaatggggtataggaacatcaatgactgaagtactcctaatgcttctaagagtagagtaatatggaagctcgtttactcactTGTTGGGtcgtatcataagatcatgccaaaatgaaagaaaggttagccttaacataccttgaagtgtatctaatcgtccaacttctactcgtaagtctacaatcaagataatatAGGCTTTAATTAGACTATTTTCCTCACTTATTAACCATCTTAAATACAaaaagagcttaacgaattgcgaacaacatttcccttgtaaacttaacaatcctttaaattccaattcaatccaacatcaaccacaatatcaacaacaatatcaacacttACATATCAAGATATAATCAAATCCATTCCAATTCATCTCTTATAACAGCCCCTAATCACCATCTTACCCTACATCAACTCACCACtttcataactatcttctctctACTTAAATCTACTAAAACTCTTAGTAATTAACTTAAGtacaaaggtaggaatcatttacataccttgaggggtctaaggttccaaggatcaacttcaactccaacttcccacgcttcacaactttaatgaaaccctaggaacaaccttcttcttcacaagctcaggTTTATgaggctcggatcttaccaaatctccactaatataaTGGAAATTGTAGAGAGAAAATATTCTAGGGCTTTCTTTGATTTGGGAGtggaaataatgaaataaaacgtgAGGGCTCCATATTTATAGGTGGGGCAAAATAGCCCCAAGGGTTGCAGGTCGACAAGCAAGTCAACGGTTACGTCGACACGTTGACAATCCGTCGACTTGCACTGTCCCTGGTCCACCTAAGATTCAGAGACGGCGGCATGTCGACGGCGTGGGTTGACGCcaccatcgacacgtcgacggtcTGTCGAAAGGGACTGGTTCCTACCAGTTCCCTGAGTCCCCCAGCTTGTGACGATTTGATCTGTTTAACTCCTAATCCTATAATATTTCGAAGGGcacttacccatactttggtacaTGCAAGGTAaagcacttaatatctcaaaactcGGGTGCAGATTTCCATACTAAGGGCATATACTAGCAATAAGCCATAAACTTTCTTACGACGAAATCGGGAGGTGTAACAGATTTGATGGGAACGACTTATCCTGGGAAGAAAAGTACGGCCTACTCAGTTCTATCCAGATCCATTTCCCGTAGTCAATACTTCCCCTCGAAaaatggggggactatctgtatacgggtaaaactgAGGACAAGGATATCCTCGGTTTTCCGACATGGAAGTTGAGTTCGGTAGACTCAGACACCGAGGTAAGATGAGAAGGCAGTTCATCACCATAATGGGAAGACCGAAATATCCGCAACCAGCCTGATATTCCGGCACCGATCTCGTCCGTCAGTTAACAAATGATTATGTGCCTTATTTAGACTTGtgctagggttaggactcctctactatataaagaggaggccccCCTTTAGTTTGGGCTGTTCTTTTTTCACATGCACAAATCCAAAAGCAATACAATTGTTAGCAAAGTGTTCATTCATCTTTCTAAGTGTTTGACTACTGTTCATTGTTCACTACACAGCCATTGTAGCTCGATCTCGGTTCCCAAAACTCTAGGATGACCGCTACCTAATATGGTTAGATCTTTTACATCTAtatttacttcattgtttatcACATAATACTCAATCGTGTTAAATCAAATCGCATATCCTTGCACcgcgtacaaatttaattgttatcattTTTAGGGTAAACAAAAACAAATGTTTCTCGATATTGTTCCTCTCAGTTATCGAAAGAATATCGAAGTTTCTTCCATCCTCCTATGCTATCGTTTCCGGATATGATTGGTTCTATTCAACTTGTGCTGTCCATATGATGAGTAGGGTACCAATTACTATTAGACTTTAATGTCATACAGAGTGCATTTTGAATTTTAAATCATAGCTTATATCACATGAAGTTGCATCTTCCCGGCTTCCCCCTTCCCGGAATGTTATTATCTTTGACTTGAAATCAGCCAACAAATTAACTaaagatcaagaacaaataaatgATGCTAATTGGTTCAATGAATAATCCATATGATGTTATTGCTCTACAATAGATTTAGTGTTAGCATGATAACTCTCTCTTCTTGTTAATTCATAACATATCATAAGCTTCTATGTGTCTTCTTGTGGTTATGCTTCTCAAGTTATTGATATATAATGAATTCATGAAGGTTAAAGTCCCTTTTGAAATTTATTGAAATGACCGCGACAGAGTTAAGCAGTGTGGTTTTATAGTGCTGTGGTCCAAGGTTGACTAATGAATCCCTGATCTATATCTTCTCCAAGGTTGACTAATGAATCCCTGATCTAtatcttcttttcttttgtttttcattttgCTGTAGAAATTACATTATTCTTATAGACTCAGAGAACTTGAAAATCAAGACAGAAGATACAATATCATGAGCATTAATTAAAGAATTCCTAGCCTTTGCATCTTGATACATTACTTCTGTTGGCCTAATAATCTATATTCTTCAAGAGGTAATGGAGCTAGCCTTCTCTTAAACTTACATGTGCAGAGAAGGCATAAGATATATATGAAGTTAATAGCTATTCACATTTACATTGGCTACAACCAAGTACTCATTTTCTATTCATTCGGCATATTTACCCATCTCAGACTCTTTATCTGACGCCGTTGCTAATCAGTTTCCGCTCAAGTTTCTTGGTCATTCAAATAATAGCATGTGTTATGAAACTGATACTGCTTTTTGAAAAATTCCTTGGCCAGGAGCAAGCATAGCTAAAGGGTCATAAGCAGATTTCCTCTGTACAAAAACGTCCCATTGTGGACCAAAATGGGTCCTCCATTGTTCCTGTTTTGTGTAATGTGGCAGATATTGCTTGACCCCTAGGTGTGACACCTCACAGAAGTCTAAAATTCTTTTGTTCTGAGTTAACACATGTTCTAAACTGTCAGTTTCATTGGATGAGGGATTTGCATGGGATAAAAAGGCCACCAGATAGATAATATCTTCATCTGGACAAACAAACGATGTTCTGTTGTCCACCCTGGAAAATAAAACAAAAGTAAACATATTAATTGATTGTCCAagaagaagtattttttttttcttttgtatatgcaaaacttatttaaaaggaaattaCTTTGATTTATGAATTGGGTAGACAAGAACAGGGCCATTGTTGGTATCACTTAGAATGTGGCCAAAAACTTCATTAGCAAAGTGTTGTATTTTGCTTTTTGGAACTAGAAGGTTGAGCCATGGATGTGGAAGATCCCAAAGTCCTTTCGATCGAAGTTTTAGCTCTGATGAATGAACCCTGTCCAAAAATTCTATGTATGGAACTTCTGACATAAATAGTGTTGATGGGATATAACTTAGTTGGGATACCAAATCCTCAATTTCCTGCATGAAACAACTAGCATTAGTGTTTCATCAAAAACCCTCTTTCTACTAGACTTTCAAGTTATGAACATGCCTTACCTGGTTTATTGTATCGGCTTTCTCGGGGTATAAATTTATGGTTAGTTCAAGGCAATAGAGTGTTCTTCCATCTGATACAAAGTGGCTGGCTTGAACAGGGTCTTGAGGGTCAAAAGATGCTCTCCAATTATTCACTAGACCTGTTTTGTTCTTAATCACCAGCCCTTCTACGTAATCAAATGTTTTAGCTGCAGATATCAAATGCTCTTGGTCTCTAGCAAATGTGGAGAAATCAGAGTACAGCACTCTTATCCATTTCACCTGTTGATTAAAGAAAAAACACATGTTCAATAAAATTTGAAGGTTGAAAGGCTTAAATTGGATATTCTTGAACTCTGTGGGGTCCTTTTTTACCATTTTCGGGGCTCGTTCCAGAGAGATTCTTGCTCTAGTTATTATGCCAAACTGACCAAGCCCTCCCAGAACACCATAGAAGAGGTCAGCATTCTGTTCTTGTGAACAAATTATGACTTCTCCTTTTCCTGCAACAAATCCAATGCAAGAAATGTCTATAAGGTCACATGCTGAATTTTGTGTAAATTACTTGATATTTGTTGAATGAAAATGAGTGGTCTTGGCATATTTGTTGAAAGTAATGGTTAGATTCTCACTTGTACAATGAGAAATGTTTGTAGCTTGTTATTTTAGTCTTCAATaactaacatatcatatcagacaaaaacaaaaaaagcctATAACTTGTGTAAGTTGCTTTATGACCCTTTTTCTCATATTCTATCGTACCGCCTTTTACAAAATCACGACCATAActtcagtatttttttttaataaaaatattcaTAATTGCTAGCTGCAGAATATTATTCTCGTCAGACTGAAACGGGAGTTAGGAAAATTTTCAAACCTGTAACAACCTCCAGCTGGCGGACATTACTGATTTGAGGGCCGTGACGAAATGCCTGTCCACTGATGCCAGCATTAGACAAAGTACCTCCAACAGTAAGATGGAGGTAATCAGTCCAAGATTTTGGTGCTAATCCATATTTCAATGTCTCATGCAAGATGTTTATCCACAATTCACCAGCTGATACATCTACATAAGGGAATTGTCCCCTATAGACCTGCATTTCTTGACACTGTAATGACTCCATGTTGATTATAACTCCTCCTCGCGCTTGCGCCTGGCCTTGAAGGGAGTGACCGTGGCCTCGTGCTGCCACAGTCAGTTCCGAGCCCGGGCCCATTTGCCAGACATGTCTTA
The sequence above is a segment of the Lycium barbarum isolate Lr01 chromosome 6, ASM1917538v2, whole genome shotgun sequence genome. Coding sequences within it:
- the LOC132644832 gene encoding cytokinin dehydrogenase 6-like, with protein sequence MTCQCFVFTRKKNVLFLRSFSILVLIWVITKPNLCFSSVLSSLKALNLQGRITFENNDFASQDFGNQIHSHPLAVVHPKSVADISEIVRHVWQMGPGSELTVAARGHGHSLQGQAQARGGVIINMESLQCQEMQVYRGQFPYVDVSAGELWINILHETLKYGLAPKSWTDYLHLTVGGTLSNAGISGQAFRHGPQISNVRQLEVVTGKGEVIICSQEQNADLFYGVLGGLGQFGIITRARISLERAPKMVKWIRVLYSDFSTFARDQEHLISAAKTFDYVEGLVIKNKTGLVNNWRASFDPQDPVQASHFVSDGRTLYCLELTINLYPEKADTINQEIEDLVSQLSYIPSTLFMSEVPYIEFLDRVHSSELKLRSKGLWDLPHPWLNLLVPKSKIQHFANEVFGHILSDTNNGPVLVYPIHKSKVDNRTSFVCPDEDIIYLVAFLSHANPSSNETDSLEHVLTQNKRILDFCEVSHLGVKQYLPHYTKQEQWRTHFGPQWDVFVQRKSAYDPLAMLAPGQGIFQKAVSVS